Proteins co-encoded in one Leptospira yasudae genomic window:
- the cimA gene encoding (R)-citramalate synthase CimA: protein MTKTETKLEILDVTLRDGEQTRGVSFSTSEKLNIAKFLLQKLNVDRVEIASARVSKGEFETVQKIIEWAESEKLTDRIELLGFVDGNKTVDWIRDSGAKVLNLLTKGSLHHLEKQLNKTPKEFFTDVSFVIEYAIKNGLRVNVYLEDWSNGFRNSPDYVMSLVEHLSKEHIERIFLPDTLGVLSPDETFRGIDSLIQKYPDLHFEFHGHNDYDLSVANSLEAIRAGVKGLHASMNGLGERAGNTPLEALITAIHDKSSAKTSVNELAITEASRLVEVFSGKRISANRPIVGEDVFTQTAGVHADGDKKGNLYANPILPERFGRKRSYALGKLAGKASISENVKQLGMVLSDVVLQKVLERVIELGDQNKLVTPEDLPFIIADVSGRTGEKVLTIKSCNIHSGIGIRPHAQIELEYQGKVHKEISEGDGGYDAFMNALTKITNRLGISIPKLMDYEVRIPPGGKTDALVETMITWNKSADLEEDQTFKTMGVHPDQTIAAVHATEKMLNQILQPWQT from the coding sequence AGCAAACCAGAGGAGTTAGCTTTTCCACTTCCGAAAAATTGAATATTGCGAAATTCTTATTACAAAAACTCAACGTGGATCGGGTGGAAATCGCTTCCGCAAGGGTTTCCAAGGGAGAATTCGAAACCGTTCAAAAAATTATAGAATGGGCCGAGAGCGAAAAACTCACCGATCGGATCGAACTCTTGGGATTTGTGGACGGAAACAAAACCGTGGATTGGATTCGAGACAGCGGCGCAAAGGTTTTGAATCTTCTTACGAAGGGTTCCCTGCATCATCTTGAAAAACAATTAAACAAAACTCCGAAAGAATTCTTCACGGACGTGTCCTTCGTCATCGAATACGCGATCAAGAACGGACTGAGAGTCAACGTTTATCTCGAAGACTGGTCGAACGGATTTCGGAACAGTCCCGATTACGTGATGAGCCTTGTGGAACACCTCAGTAAAGAACATATCGAACGGATCTTCTTGCCGGACACGTTAGGCGTTCTTTCCCCCGACGAAACCTTTCGGGGAATCGACAGTCTGATTCAGAAATATCCCGATCTTCATTTCGAGTTTCACGGACACAACGACTACGACCTTTCCGTGGCCAACAGTTTGGAAGCGATCCGCGCAGGTGTGAAAGGATTGCACGCATCGATGAACGGACTCGGAGAAAGAGCGGGAAACACACCGCTCGAAGCGTTGATCACAGCGATCCACGACAAATCTTCCGCAAAGACAAGCGTCAACGAACTTGCGATCACGGAAGCGAGCCGACTCGTGGAAGTCTTCAGCGGAAAAAGGATCTCCGCAAACAGACCGATCGTCGGAGAGGATGTGTTTACGCAAACCGCCGGGGTTCACGCCGACGGAGATAAAAAAGGAAATCTTTATGCGAATCCGATTCTTCCCGAACGATTCGGAAGAAAACGAAGTTACGCGTTAGGCAAGCTTGCGGGAAAAGCGAGCATTTCCGAAAACGTCAAACAACTCGGAATGGTGTTAAGCGACGTAGTACTGCAAAAGGTTTTGGAACGGGTCATCGAACTCGGGGACCAAAACAAACTCGTCACACCCGAAGACCTTCCATTTATCATCGCGGACGTTTCCGGAAGAACGGGTGAAAAAGTTCTTACGATCAAATCCTGTAATATTCATTCTGGAATCGGAATCCGTCCGCACGCACAGATCGAACTGGAATACCAGGGAAAGGTGCATAAGGAAATTTCAGAGGGGGACGGGGGCTATGATGCGTTTATGAACGCGCTTACCAAAATCACGAACCGTCTCGGGATCAGTATTCCGAAACTCATGGACTACGAAGTCAGAATTCCTCCCGGAGGAAAAACGGACGCCCTCGTGGAAACCATGATCACCTGGAATAAGTCCGCCGATTTAGAGGAAGATCAAACCTTCAAAACTATGGGAGTTCATCCGGATCAAACGATTGCAGCCGTACACGCGACTGAAAAAATGCTCAATCAGATCCTTCAACCATGGCAAACTTAA
- the pth gene encoding aminoacyl-tRNA hydrolase: protein MANLKLLLVGIGNPGQKYANHRHNIGFVILDSFLDSSSGGIYQTNSKYSLARTDEDGITLFYLKPLEFMNLSGKAVAEIAKKNGIPPENILVIHDEIDFEFGKLKLKGGGGHAGHNGLRDIVEKLGANTFFRLRFGVGKPANSSEVPDYVLSNFLPEEREKIPELVKASLQKISDWIRERKNGFQKLSDK from the coding sequence ATGGCAAACTTAAAACTCTTATTGGTCGGCATCGGAAACCCCGGCCAGAAATACGCGAATCACCGGCATAACATCGGTTTTGTGATTTTGGATTCTTTTTTGGATTCTTCATCGGGAGGAATCTATCAAACGAACTCGAAGTATTCCCTCGCGAGAACGGACGAAGACGGAATCACGCTCTTTTATCTCAAACCCCTTGAATTCATGAATCTTTCCGGGAAAGCGGTGGCCGAAATCGCGAAGAAAAACGGAATTCCTCCCGAAAACATTTTGGTCATTCACGACGAAATCGATTTCGAGTTCGGAAAGTTGAAATTGAAAGGCGGAGGCGGTCACGCAGGTCACAACGGACTTCGCGACATCGTGGAGAAGTTAGGAGCGAACACGTTCTTCCGTCTGCGTTTCGGAGTCGGAAAACCCGCCAACTCATCGGAAGTTCCCGATTATGTACTCTCCAATTTTCTCCCCGAAGAAAGGGAAAAAATACCCGAGCTGGTAAAGGCTTCTTTGCAAAAAATCTCCGATTGGATCCGAGAAAGAAAAAACGGATTTCAGAAACTCTCCGATAAATAA
- the xerC gene encoding tyrosine recombinase XerC — MGDYPFRLPTFASASQNQAAEKFITYLRIEKNYSQNTLNAYGIDLKFFFDFCEKEQLDILQIEPVDIRSYFAYLAKQHGLDRRSQSRKLSSLRTFYKVLLREDLVASNPAMQISFPKVRREIPKNFRINETEEILEFEAERTSEILDIRDKAMIEVLYSSGLRVFELVNAKLSALSRDLTILKVLGKGQKERFVYFGKEAVDSLQKYLDYRNGFFPDAEEIFLNQKGKKLTTRGVRYILNERRKKMGWEKTITPHKFRHTFATDLLDAGADIRAVQELLGHSSLSTTQIYLSVSKEKIKEVYRKAHPHARK, encoded by the coding sequence ATGGGCGACTATCCTTTCCGACTTCCGACGTTCGCATCCGCGTCCCAAAATCAGGCGGCGGAAAAATTCATCACGTATTTACGGATCGAAAAGAATTATTCGCAGAACACTCTGAACGCATACGGAATCGATTTGAAATTCTTCTTCGACTTCTGCGAAAAAGAACAACTCGATATTCTTCAAATCGAACCCGTGGACATACGATCGTATTTCGCGTATCTCGCCAAACAACACGGACTCGATCGAAGATCACAAAGCAGAAAACTTTCCTCGCTCAGAACGTTTTATAAGGTTCTTCTCCGCGAAGATTTGGTCGCTTCCAATCCGGCGATGCAGATCAGCTTTCCGAAAGTCAGAAGAGAAATTCCCAAAAATTTTAGAATCAACGAAACCGAAGAAATCTTAGAATTCGAAGCGGAACGAACCTCCGAAATTTTGGACATCCGCGACAAGGCCATGATCGAAGTCTTATATTCTTCCGGGCTCCGCGTATTCGAGTTGGTAAACGCGAAACTTTCCGCTCTTTCCAGGGATCTAACGATTCTCAAAGTCCTCGGAAAGGGTCAAAAAGAACGATTCGTATACTTCGGAAAAGAAGCGGTCGATTCTCTGCAGAAATATCTAGATTACAGAAACGGCTTTTTTCCCGATGCGGAGGAAATTTTTCTGAATCAAAAAGGAAAGAAACTGACGACTCGAGGCGTACGTTATATTTTGAATGAAAGAAGAAAAAAAATGGGTTGGGAAAAAACCATCACACCCCATAAATTCAGACATACCTTTGCGACCGATCTTCTCGACGCGGGAGCGGATATCAGAGCGGTGCAGGAATTGCTCGGACATTCTTCTCTTTCCACCACGCAGATTTATCTCAGCGTGAGTAAGGAAAAAATCAAAGAGGTTTATAGAAAGGCTCATCCACATGCCAGAAAATAA
- the hslV gene encoding ATP-dependent protease subunit HslV, which produces MPENKIRSTTILCVRKNGKVAIGGDGQVSMGNTVMKNTAKKIRRLYDGKILSGFAGSAADAFTLFELFEKKVQEFGGSLSRSAVELAREWRMDRMLRRLEALLIVADKEESFLISGTGDVISPDEGVIAIGSGGNYALAAARALYDHTDLSPREIVESSMKIAADICIYTNDHITIEEIL; this is translated from the coding sequence ATGCCAGAAAATAAAATTCGTTCCACCACGATTCTCTGTGTACGCAAAAACGGAAAAGTAGCCATCGGCGGAGACGGTCAGGTTTCCATGGGAAACACCGTCATGAAAAACACCGCGAAAAAAATCAGACGATTGTATGACGGGAAAATTCTTTCCGGTTTTGCGGGATCGGCCGCGGACGCGTTCACCCTTTTCGAACTTTTTGAAAAGAAAGTGCAGGAGTTCGGGGGAAGTCTTTCCAGAAGCGCCGTGGAACTCGCAAGAGAATGGAGAATGGATCGAATGCTTCGCAGACTCGAAGCTTTGTTGATCGTAGCCGACAAGGAAGAATCCTTTTTGATATCCGGAACCGGAGACGTGATCTCGCCCGACGAAGGAGTGATCGCGATCGGTTCCGGCGGAAACTACGCGTTAGCCGCGGCTCGCGCGCTTTACGATCACACGGATCTGTCTCCGAGAGAAATCGTGGAATCGTCGATGAAAATCGCCGCGGACATCTGCATCTATACCAACGATCATATTACGATAGAAGAAATTCTTTAA
- the hslU gene encoding ATP-dependent protease ATPase subunit HslU — protein MTDHATDQELVFTAEEEFTPRQIVAKLDEHIIGQKNAKKAVAIALRNRTRRKKLDPEMREEIYPKNIIMIGPTGVGKTEIARRLSKLCGAPFLKVEATKYTEVGYVGRDVESMIRDLAVISMNLVKQEFRTRVEETAKQKAEEALLDILLPFPGDNKHVGQGMGFAASSPLADEEERKTHFLETREFMRKKLKTGKLDDQEVELDLPNPTMNQIPMLQVFGAGNLDDLDNQLQNVLGDMLPKKNKKRKLKIPEALKALEEFEAEKLLDPDKVQREALRRVEEMGIIFLDEIDKIAGREGKSGADVSREGVQRDLLPIVEGATVNTKIGPVKTDHILFIAAGAFHMTKPSDLIPELQGRFPIRVELEKLSREDFEKILTAPRSSLTRQYEALLSTDGIQLEFTADGIQEIARIAYDMNEKHENIGARRLNTILERLLEEVSFEGPDLPEAQRKVKIDGKYVADRLQGVIQNKDLSQYIL, from the coding sequence ATGACAGACCACGCAACAGACCAGGAACTCGTATTTACGGCCGAAGAGGAATTTACACCGAGACAAATCGTCGCTAAACTCGACGAACATATCATCGGTCAGAAAAATGCGAAAAAGGCGGTCGCGATCGCTCTCCGAAACAGAACCAGACGTAAAAAACTGGATCCGGAAATGAGAGAGGAAATTTATCCGAAAAACATCATCATGATCGGACCGACCGGCGTCGGTAAAACGGAAATCGCGAGAAGACTTTCCAAACTCTGCGGAGCGCCGTTTCTCAAAGTGGAAGCGACGAAATACACGGAGGTAGGCTACGTCGGAAGAGACGTGGAATCGATGATCCGCGATCTCGCAGTCATCTCTATGAATCTCGTAAAACAGGAATTCAGAACCCGCGTGGAAGAAACGGCGAAACAAAAAGCGGAGGAAGCGCTTCTCGACATTCTCCTTCCGTTCCCCGGCGACAACAAACACGTCGGACAAGGAATGGGATTTGCCGCCTCATCACCGTTAGCCGATGAAGAGGAACGCAAAACTCATTTTCTCGAGACCAGAGAATTCATGAGAAAAAAACTGAAAACGGGCAAACTCGACGATCAGGAAGTGGAACTCGATCTTCCGAATCCGACCATGAATCAGATTCCGATGTTGCAGGTATTCGGCGCCGGAAATTTGGACGATCTAGACAATCAGCTTCAAAACGTTTTGGGAGATATGCTTCCCAAAAAAAATAAAAAACGGAAACTCAAAATCCCCGAAGCTCTCAAAGCCCTGGAGGAATTCGAAGCGGAGAAACTTCTCGATCCCGATAAGGTGCAAAGGGAAGCGCTTCGACGCGTGGAAGAAATGGGGATCATCTTTCTCGACGAGATCGATAAGATCGCCGGAAGAGAGGGAAAAAGCGGAGCCGACGTTTCGCGAGAAGGAGTTCAAAGAGACCTTCTTCCCATCGTGGAAGGCGCGACCGTGAACACGAAGATCGGCCCGGTCAAAACCGATCATATTCTTTTCATCGCTGCCGGTGCGTTTCACATGACGAAACCTTCCGATCTCATTCCCGAGTTGCAGGGAAGATTTCCGATCCGAGTCGAACTCGAAAAACTTTCCCGCGAAGACTTTGAAAAAATTCTGACCGCGCCGCGTTCTTCCCTTACGAGACAATACGAAGCGCTTTTATCGACGGATGGAATTCAATTGGAATTCACGGCGGATGGAATCCAAGAGATCGCAAGAATCGCCTACGATATGAACGAGAAACACGAGAATATCGGAGCCAGAAGACTCAATACCATTCTCGAACGACTTTTGGAAGAAGTGAGTTTTGAAGGACCGGATCTTCCCGAAGCTCAAAGAAAGGTAAAGATCGACGGGAAATACGTGGCGGACCGTTTGCAGGGAGTGATCCAGAACAAGGATCTCAGTCAGTATATCCTATAA
- a CDS encoding PQQ-dependent sugar dehydrogenase, with protein sequence MQFPSSFSNVTFSSVWKKISKLCILVSVLFALNGCEWIQTVLVEVIGAPDKYKSEGDPNLLQPNYSGKDATKEKIEITLTEVSAGFKQPTDIQFPPGESQTFLVTEQKGILRWGKVRKNETEILLTLNVLSEAEQGLLGLAFHPNFEKNGKIYLNYVLKVNGKDTSRVGEWIVSNPKEIANSKIASERIIMEVQQPYPNHNAGQLAFGPDGYLYIGWGDGGWKDDPKKNGQNPKTFLGSMLRVDVNGTENGKAYKIPADNPFVNDACCAPETFAYGFRNPWRYGFDPQGRLILADVGQDLWEEVDIIEKGKNYGWNIKEATHCFDPKENCKEEGLTDPIYEYGREEGQSITGGYVYSNKAISNLNGKYVFADFVSGRIWALDLPDVSGQPAKKVYTLGKWPVLISSFGKDAAGKVYLSDFGSGKIYRIDPKK encoded by the coding sequence ATGCAATTTCCTTCATCCTTTTCAAACGTTACTTTTTCATCGGTTTGGAAAAAGATTTCCAAGCTTTGCATCCTTGTTTCCGTTCTTTTCGCGTTGAACGGCTGCGAGTGGATTCAAACGGTTCTCGTAGAAGTTATCGGCGCTCCCGATAAATATAAAAGCGAAGGCGATCCGAATCTTCTTCAACCGAATTATTCCGGTAAAGACGCGACTAAAGAAAAGATCGAGATTACTCTCACCGAAGTTTCCGCCGGATTCAAACAACCCACGGACATTCAATTCCCTCCGGGAGAATCGCAAACGTTTTTGGTCACGGAACAAAAGGGGATTCTCCGCTGGGGAAAGGTTCGAAAGAATGAAACTGAAATATTATTGACTTTGAATGTTCTTTCCGAAGCCGAACAGGGACTTCTCGGTTTGGCATTCCATCCGAACTTTGAAAAGAACGGAAAAATTTATCTCAACTATGTGTTGAAGGTAAACGGAAAGGACACGAGCCGAGTCGGAGAATGGATCGTATCGAATCCGAAAGAGATCGCGAATTCTAAAATCGCTTCCGAACGAATCATCATGGAAGTGCAACAGCCGTATCCGAATCACAACGCGGGACAACTCGCTTTCGGACCCGACGGATATCTTTATATCGGATGGGGGGACGGAGGTTGGAAGGACGATCCGAAAAAGAACGGACAAAATCCGAAAACCTTTTTAGGAAGCATGCTTCGTGTGGATGTGAATGGAACGGAAAACGGAAAAGCGTATAAGATTCCTGCGGACAATCCTTTCGTAAACGACGCTTGTTGCGCGCCTGAAACGTTCGCGTACGGTTTTCGAAATCCTTGGAGATACGGTTTCGATCCGCAAGGAAGATTGATTCTCGCCGACGTGGGACAGGATCTTTGGGAAGAAGTCGACATCATCGAAAAAGGAAAAAACTACGGATGGAATATCAAAGAAGCGACCCACTGCTTTGATCCGAAAGAAAACTGCAAAGAGGAAGGTTTGACCGATCCGATCTACGAGTATGGAAGAGAAGAGGGGCAATCGATCACGGGAGGTTACGTTTATTCCAACAAGGCGATTTCGAATTTAAACGGGAAGTATGTCTTTGCCGATTTCGTTTCCGGAAGAATATGGGCCTTGGATCTTCCGGACGTTTCCGGGCAGCCCGCAAAAAAAGTTTATACTCTCGGAAAATGGCCGGTTTTGATTTCTTCGTTTGGAAAAGACGCGGCGGGTAAAGTGTATTTAAGCGATTTTGGAAGCGGTAAGATCTACAGAATCGATCCTAAGAAGTAA
- a CDS encoding lipoyl domain-containing protein: MKPKSGIFELITPDLGDTDKIELVHWNSKLGDSVEPGQEILELVTDKACFPMESPVKGKLTQIIKEKGSIVRKGEVLGILELFESE, translated from the coding sequence ATGAAACCAAAATCCGGCATTTTTGAATTGATCACACCGGACCTCGGAGATACCGACAAGATCGAACTCGTACATTGGAATTCGAAGTTAGGCGACTCGGTGGAACCAGGTCAGGAAATTTTAGAGTTAGTAACCGACAAGGCTTGCTTCCCTATGGAGTCTCCCGTCAAGGGAAAGCTAACGCAAATTATAAAAGAGAAAGGTTCTATCGTTCGCAAGGGTGAAGTGTTGGGAATCTTAGAACTTTTCGAATCCGAATGA
- a CDS encoding metallophosphoesterase family protein, with protein MKILHLSDLHFPTPIPFFQLKGKMFVGYLNYNLRRKKKYPKQVWDSILRFIETENPDAIVVSGDITNVSHELEFKEAGKLLSELPREKVFYIPGNHDRYVKQSVGENALYEKYYSDLSGESISHNAHYIRIKKINGLHFVGWDSSIPLSILGAYGRIQPEIVSQTNRILTEKKIQDYILVCHHPIWNPVDRQETEHHKLLNREEIASLLKEKPPLAYLHGHVHTNWVKLPGESLPYYVVNSASSTRLPDRRHESGFHVLEVEKRNVKIQRYTYNSEQSKFTKAPLVSYSEKE; from the coding sequence ATGAAAATCCTTCACTTATCAGATCTGCATTTTCCGACTCCCATTCCTTTCTTCCAACTCAAAGGAAAGATGTTCGTAGGTTACTTGAACTATAATTTGAGAAGAAAGAAAAAATATCCGAAACAAGTTTGGGATTCGATACTTCGTTTTATCGAAACCGAAAATCCGGACGCGATCGTCGTCTCGGGTGACATCACGAACGTTTCCCACGAACTCGAATTTAAAGAAGCCGGAAAATTGTTAAGCGAACTTCCTCGCGAAAAAGTTTTTTATATTCCGGGAAATCACGACCGCTACGTAAAACAGTCCGTAGGCGAAAACGCGCTCTACGAAAAATATTATTCCGACCTTTCGGGAGAATCCATTTCGCATAACGCACATTATATTCGTATTAAAAAAATAAACGGACTTCATTTTGTAGGTTGGGATTCGAGCATTCCTCTTTCCATTCTAGGAGCCTATGGAAGGATTCAACCGGAGATCGTTTCGCAAACGAACCGGATTCTTACCGAAAAAAAAATCCAAGACTACATCCTTGTCTGCCATCATCCGATCTGGAATCCGGTCGATCGTCAGGAAACCGAACATCATAAATTGCTAAACCGCGAAGAAATCGCCTCTCTGTTAAAGGAAAAACCTCCTCTCGCGTATCTGCACGGGCACGTTCACACGAACTGGGTCAAACTCCCTGGAGAATCCCTGCCGTATTACGTGGTCAATTCTGCCTCCAGCACGAGACTTCCCGATCGCCGACACGAAAGCGGATTCCACGTTTTGGAAGTCGAAAAACGGAACGTCAAAATTCAAAGATATACTTACAATTCAGAACAGTCTAAATTTACGAAAGCCCCTCTGGTTTCGTATTCAGAAAAGGAATAG
- a CDS encoding Mrp/NBP35 family ATP-binding protein yields the protein MATIEAVKIQRELTKIKHPELKKDIVSLGMVGSLDIQEGETSILLKTPSQDRRIQIGLEAQIRQTLTKLEGVGKVKIKFEVDPKLVLDDSNKIPGVKNVIAIGSGKGGVGKSTVTVNLAAMAASLGYKVGILDADIYGPSVGKMFGVNGRVALKAEEDKIYPLEKDGLKLISFSFLIDEKQPVVWRGPMLGKAVEQFLYDIVWDDLDYLFIDLPPGTGDVQLSLAQLIDLNGAVIVTTPQSVALLDANRASAMFAQVKVPILGIVENMSEFICPKCGHASAIFSKGGGQKLAESSDASFLGGIPLTMDIMNAGEDGKPVVLKDKNGPVYQAYKSIFDSLNEEIKKWE from the coding sequence ATGGCAACAATCGAAGCAGTTAAGATCCAACGCGAACTTACGAAGATCAAACATCCCGAACTCAAAAAAGACATCGTGTCCTTAGGCATGGTCGGTTCTCTCGACATTCAAGAAGGAGAAACGAGTATTCTTCTCAAAACTCCGAGCCAAGACAGAAGAATTCAAATCGGACTCGAAGCTCAGATTCGTCAGACTCTCACCAAACTCGAAGGAGTGGGAAAGGTAAAGATCAAGTTCGAAGTCGATCCGAAACTCGTACTCGACGATTCCAACAAAATCCCCGGTGTGAAAAACGTCATCGCGATCGGCTCCGGAAAAGGAGGCGTCGGAAAATCCACCGTCACCGTGAACCTCGCCGCCATGGCGGCTTCACTCGGATACAAAGTGGGAATTCTGGACGCGGACATCTACGGTCCTTCCGTCGGTAAAATGTTCGGAGTCAACGGAAGAGTGGCTCTCAAAGCGGAAGAAGATAAAATTTATCCTTTGGAAAAAGACGGACTCAAACTCATTTCCTTCTCCTTCTTGATCGATGAAAAACAACCCGTCGTTTGGAGAGGACCTATGCTCGGAAAGGCCGTCGAACAGTTCTTATACGATATCGTTTGGGACGATCTCGATTATCTTTTTATCGATCTTCCGCCCGGAACCGGTGACGTTCAACTTTCACTCGCGCAGTTGATCGATCTGAACGGAGCCGTGATCGTAACGACTCCTCAGTCGGTCGCATTATTGGATGCGAACCGCGCGTCTGCCATGTTCGCTCAAGTTAAGGTTCCGATTCTCGGAATTGTTGAGAACATGAGCGAATTCATTTGCCCCAAGTGCGGACACGCTTCTGCCATATTTAGCAAAGGTGGAGGGCAGAAGTTAGCCGAATCATCCGATGCCAGCTTCCTTGGTGGCATTCCTTTAACAATGGACATCATGAACGCGGGAGAAGACGGTAAACCTGTCGTGCTCAAAGATAAAAATGGTCCCGTATATCAGGCTTACAAAAGTATATTCGATAGTCTAAATGAAGAAATAAAAAAGTGGGAATAA